One Streptomyces sp. CG4 genomic window, CGCGACCGTCCTGTGCGGAGAGGTCGGTCCACCCGGTGGTGCGCAGCCCGCCGTCCTTCACGCGCACCACGGCACGCACCTGGACGGCGATGTTCTGCTGCAGCGGGTTCGGCGCGAACAGCTTCCAGTTCTGCTCGAACTCCGGGTACACCCATTCCTCGACGGCCTTGCCGTGCTGCTTGGTCACCGTGTTCGCGGGGGCGAGGCTGAGGAACACCATCAGCACATGGACACAGGCGGCGACACCGACCACCGCGAGCGCCAGCGCCGCGACGACCTGGTAGCGGGGGGAGAGGGCGGCCACGCCGGTACGGGATACGCCGGGCGACACCGGGGCACCGGGCGCGGACGGCGGCACCGGGGCGGCGGGCTCGGGTGACGGCACCGGGACGGCGCGCTCGGCCAAGCCGACGGGCTCGACCGGGGCAGCGGACTCGACCAAGCCGGCAGGCTCGGCCGGGGCGGCGGACTCGGCCGCCGTGTCCGAGCGGGGTGCGGTGTCCGCGCCGCCGGAATCCGCACTGCTGGAGTCCGCGCCGGAATCCGCACGGCCCGCGGCATCCGCTCCCGTCAGGGGGACCGCGCCGGCGTCCACGCCGGCCGGGGGAGTCTCCGGGAGACGCGCCCCGGCCGACCCGTCGGGGCCGGGTCGGGCCCCCGAGTCCTCGTCGTACGCGTCCATTCCGCCCCGTCCCCCGTTTCGGCTCGGTCGTTCGTCAGGTATCCAGCTCGGTGCTGTGGCGCCACCACGAGCGCCCCACGTTTCACCCACGCCACTTCTCGGCGTTCCACGGAACGGTACTCAGCCCCGCCCACCGGGCGCAGCCCCGGGTACGGCCGAGGTCCGTGGTCCTCGCCACGCGGTACGGCGCCGCGACCGCCGGCGCCCGCCCTCCCGGACGTTGTCCACAGGCCGCCCGCCGGAGTTTTCCACAGCGGTTGACACCCCACGACGCCCCGGCACACCATTGATGCGCACGGACCGAACGATCGGTCGGGACAGATTCACCCAAGAGCCCGAGGTCAGGGGGACCGCATGGCCACAGCAGCCGCGCAGCGCACGGCCCGCACACCGGCGGACGGCGCACCGGACACCGTCGACACGGCGGCCTACCAGCACGCCTTCGACGCGGCC contains:
- a CDS encoding DUF5819 family protein; the encoded protein is MDAYDEDSGARPGPDGSAGARLPETPPAGVDAGAVPLTGADAAGRADSGADSSSADSGGADTAPRSDTAAESAAPAEPAGLVESAAPVEPVGLAERAVPVPSPEPAAPVPPSAPGAPVSPGVSRTGVAALSPRYQVVAALALAVVGVAACVHVLMVFLSLAPANTVTKQHGKAVEEWVYPEFEQNWKLFAPNPLQQNIAVQVRAVVRVKDGGLRTTGWTDLSAQDGRAIDGNLVPSHTQQNEVRRAWDFFTATHGPDNRSVGMRGSLAEQYLRRMVVMRLYRSYPADREGVIQRVQIRSSTTNVQPPEWGRERVSDKPVYRVLPWWTVTAGEAAGGVR